CGCTGCTCTTCTACCTTGAGTGTGCCCACTGCGTTGTGTCGGCCTCTCCCGTGCGCGACTCGTTGCCACACCGTGGACGGGAGCGGCTCGACGGAGTCGCTGTCGGCACGCGATAGTGCGCCTCAGCCCCGGCCAAGATACTGCATGGCTAGCGCCGACGTGACCATGTCGTGCCGAGAATCACCAACACGGCTGTGACCGCTACCAGAACGCCCAGAGCAACCATCGAACGGAGCATGGTCTGTCCTTCCGTCGCGCATGTGGAGCAACACCCATCTCCGAGTGAGCAGCAGGCGGCGCGGCTACAGAACGCTGCTGAGCGGGAGACACGTGGCGGCATGACAGTTAGATCGTCCCCGGTCGTCGGACGCGCCACACGGCGTTGGGTCGGGTGGTTCAGTGAAGGGAATGTGTGGGCCTTCCACCCTGCGGTTCGTTGCTGAAGGTTAGCCCCCTCACCCAGCGAAGGAACTCCCGCCACCTTCACGGGAGTCCCTGTCGTGCGCTGAAGATGCGCTTGCGTCCTACTTCACCTTGACCGTCCTGGTCTTGCTCATCGAGGGCGTATAGACCGTCCAGTTCTTGCCCCCGGTGTAACCCGAGTAGGTGGCGGTGAGGCTCCACGTGCCCTTGTACTTGGGCTTGAAGGAATAGGAGAACTTGCCCTTCTTGAGCGTCACGGTCTTTGAGCCTGAGCTCTTCCAGTGCTTACCGACCTTGCGCGTCATCGCGATGGTGAGAGTCCCTGATGCGGCAGAAGGTGAGACGGTGCCGGACAGCTTCAGCCAGTGCTTGACCTTGACCTTGGAGGGCGCGACCAGCTTCGTCTTCGTGGCGAGCGTGACGTAGTACTCATACGCGCCCATGTCGAAGCCGCCGCCTTGGGGACGACGCATGCCGTCCTTGTCGGTGGAGGGAGCACCGACCGATGTCCCCTTGTCGATACAGGGCGAGCCAGCCTTCAGGTGGAAGTCGCCTGTCGCGCTTGCGACGAAGTAGGGATCGGCGTCGATGTTGGTGCCGACTACGGGGGTCGCGACATCCGAGTACGTGCTCGAGCACTGATACAGTTCGAGGTTCGCGTTGTCCCACACGATGCAGTTGGTGATGGTCGGCGAGGAATTGCCGCCACCATGGACGCCGTCGCCCTTGTTCCCGGTGATCGTGTCGTTGGTTATGGACGGCGAGGAGGAGCTGTAGCAGTAGACGCCGTCGCCCTTGTTCCCGGTGATCGTGTCGTTGGTTATGGACGGCGAGGAGGCGCTGTCGCAGTAGACGCCGTCGTCGGTGTTCCCGGTGATGGTGTCGTTGAGGATGGTCGGCGAGGAGGAGCTGTCGCAGTCGATGCCGTGGGTGATGTTCCCGCTGACGGTATCGTCGAGGATGGTCGGCGACGAGTAGTCGTTGCAGTAGATGCCGTTGTCGCTGTTCCCGCTGATGGTGTCATTCGTGATAATCGGTGAGGAGTCGTAGCACTCGACGCCCTCGTAGGCGTTCCCCGTGATGGTGTCGTTCGTGATTACTGACGACGAGGAGCTGGTCGAGTAGACACCGTCACTGTTTCCGCTGATGGTGTCGTTCGCAATCGTCGGCGCTGAGGAGCCGTCGTACTCGATACCCTCGTAGATGTTGTCGCTGATGGTGTCGTTCGTGATGCTCGGCGAGGAGTCATCGCACCAGATGCCGATGTAGTGGTTGTTGCTTACGGCGCAGTTGATGATACGCGGCGAGGAGTTGACGCAGTCGATGCCGTCCTCAGTGGTGTTCCCGGTGATCGTGAAGCCGGAGATGGTCGTGCCCGTCCCGATGCCGTTGGCTGTCACGACAGCGTGCCCACTCCCCGTCAGAGTCGTGTTGGCCGCGCCTGCCCCGTAGAGAGAGACACCCGCCGTCATGGTCACGTCCCCGCTGAAGGTGCCCGCCCCGACCTCGACGATGTCGCCTGATGCTGCCACGTCTATCGCGTGCTGCACGGTGGCGAAAGCGGTCGCTGCAGACAAGCCGTTGCCAGCCGTGTCACTTCCTACTACCGAGACGTAGACGTTCTTCGCATACGCCATGGTCGGCAGCGCAAGGACGCAAGCGGCGACGACCGTCGCCAACAACACCCTGACCGTACTCCGACGACTGCAGATGAGTCTCTTCATCGCCATCCCCCTCCCTAGGGGGGAGTCGAGCGCTGGCCTGAATCTCTCAACACGCGCGAGTCCCCCGAAGCCAGTTGCGTGCTCTCTAAGGGGTTGTTACCCCCTCACGATCGCCGCGCGGCGGTCGGCACAAACGCGAGTTTCACTTCGACCAGACGAGGCCGGAGCGGCACGAGTTGGCAGGAGCAGCGCGACGGGCTACGAGCGCAACGCGGTCACAATGATGAGAAACCCTTTGAGCCATAAGGCCACGAATCGAATGCGCGACACGACCACGGACGACGCGGCTGTGAAGGGCTTGGGGGTACGTGCAGGTCATCACACTCCAGCCATCCACGGGCAGGCACCTAAGTAGCGTCTCTCGTCTAAGGATTCATCTAAGCCGTCTATGGATCTCGCCCCGATTTCGCCTCCATCAGGCCTCGCTGTGAAGCGCCTGTCTACCTGCCCGGTTTGCCCCGCCTTACCTGCGATGCTAGTATTCTTTCTCGCGCTACGCGGGTGTGGCGGAATGGCAGACGCGCATGGTTCAGGTCCATGTGGGGGCAACCCCGTGAAGGTTCAACTCCTTTCACCCGCACCACAGTATCTAGCAGGGGCTTTGCCGAGGAATCGGTGGTGCCCCTGTTTTTCGCCCAGCGCTTTTCAGGTTGCGCAAGGGAGCGTAGCATCGTTCTGTGCTGGGAGCCCTTCCCAGAGTAGGACTTGGCCCGCGCGGAGGTGACTGAGTGAAGCGTATGCGACTCGCCGTTTTGGCGATTGCGCTGTTCGTGACGGCAATTGCGGCCGGAGGCTTCCCCGCTCCTGCACTGGCCCGTACCATGACCCGCGCGTCGCTGCGTGCAAGCGCGAACACCGCGCGCGTCTACATCAAGCTGACTCTGACGGGTAGGCTGACGACCAAGGCGGGCCGCTCTCTCTCGAAGCGCTTGATTCGGCTTGAGACTCGTCCTGCGACGGGGGGAGCTTGGTCTCTGGTCTCGGCGAAGACCACCGACTCAAAGGGCAGGGCGGGCTGGGGCGTTCAGCCGATGGAGGACCAGCTCTACCGAGTGCGCTACCCAGGCAGCTCCCAGTACCGCGCCACGGTGAGTTCCTACCGGAAGATCATCGGCCATCACTACGGGCTGCGTTTCGCTGACGAGTTCACGGGTTCGGCCGTCGCCACATCGGTGTGGACGACCCAGGCGCGATGGGGCGACACATCCATGGGTCTGATCGATCGTACCTGGGCTGGCGCACTGAGCGTGACGAGGGGCAGTCTGATCATCACCGCCACGCATCCAACGCCCACGGTGGATTCCGAGTATCCCTACCTGTCCGGCGTGATCTCCTCGCACGGCCCGGGTCAGTACAACTTCAAGTATGGCTATATCGAGACGCGAACGATGATTCCTCGGGGCC
This genomic window from Coriobacteriia bacterium contains:
- a CDS encoding glycoside hydrolase family 16 protein; translation: MRLAVLAIALFVTAIAAGGFPAPALARTMTRASLRASANTARVYIKLTLTGRLTTKAGRSLSKRLIRLETRPATGGAWSLVSAKTTDSKGRAGWGVQPMEDQLYRVRYPGSSQYRATVSSYRKIIGHHYGLRFADEFTGSAVATSVWTTQARWGDTSMGLIDRTWAGALSVTRGSLIITATHPTPTVDSEYPYLSGVISSHGPGQYNFKYGYIETRTMIPRGQGLWPAVWMLGVETSATSEIDIMEARGQLPNTNLMSLHFHGDQVGKSYVGDDLTKSFHTFGVDWSPDHVIWYRDGVERFRVTDKSEVSHDTMYLIANLQLGNGVWATPPNASTPFPAKFYIDYIRVYQHN
- a CDS encoding right-handed parallel beta-helix repeat-containing protein, with product MKRLICSRRSTVRVLLATVVAACVLALPTMAYAKNVYVSVVGSDTAGNGLSAATAFATVQHAIDVAASGDIVEVGAGTFSGDVTMTAGVSLYGAGAANTTLTGSGHAVVTANGIGTGTTISGFTITGNTTEDGIDCVNSSPRIINCAVSNNHYIGIWCDDSSPSITNDTISDNIYEGIEYDGSSAPTIANDTISGNSDGVYSTSSSSSVITNDTITGNAYEGVECYDSSPIITNDTISGNSDNGIYCNDYSSPTILDDTVSGNITHGIDCDSSSSPTILNDTITGNTDDGVYCDSASSPSITNDTITGNKGDGVYCYSSSSPSITNDTITGNKGDGVHGGGNSSPTITNCIVWDNANLELYQCSSTYSDVATPVVGTNIDADPYFVASATGDFHLKAGSPCIDKGTSVGAPSTDKDGMRRPQGGGFDMGAYEYYVTLATKTKLVAPSKVKVKHWLKLSGTVSPSAASGTLTIAMTRKVGKHWKSSGSKTVTLKKGKFSYSFKPKYKGTWSLTATYSGYTGGKNWTVYTPSMSKTRTVKVK